One genomic window of Roseateles sp. DAIF2 includes the following:
- a CDS encoding GNAT family N-acetyltransferase translates to MTWPLPASIRPATPDDLPAICALGHEVNAIHHEAHPHVFAGRGEPERDRAHWAASLACGNDDDDGETCGDRQLFVAELDGQVVGFVTVAVATESHSLLQPLRFGRVGSVSVAPQHRGRGIGSGLMQRAHDWVRARGGHEIRLNVWAFNEAAQRLYVDELGYEVRSLSLACVLASSKTR, encoded by the coding sequence ATGACCTGGCCGCTGCCCGCCTCCATCCGCCCCGCCACTCCCGACGACCTCCCCGCGATCTGCGCCCTCGGCCACGAGGTGAACGCCATCCACCATGAGGCCCATCCCCATGTGTTCGCGGGCCGCGGGGAACCCGAGCGCGACCGGGCGCATTGGGCGGCGTCGCTGGCCTGCGGCAACGACGATGATGATGGCGAGACCTGTGGCGACCGGCAGCTCTTCGTCGCCGAGCTGGACGGCCAGGTGGTCGGCTTCGTGACGGTGGCGGTGGCCACGGAGTCGCACAGCCTGCTGCAGCCGCTGCGCTTCGGCCGCGTCGGGTCCGTCTCGGTCGCCCCGCAGCATCGCGGCCGGGGCATCGGCAGCGGGCTGATGCAGCGGGCCCATGACTGGGTCCGGGCCCGGGGCGGGCACGAGATACGCCTGAACGTCTGGGCCTTCAACGAGGCGGCGCAACGGCTCTATGTGGACGAGCTGGGCTACGAGGTCCGCTCGCTGAGCCTGGCTTGCGTGCTGGCGTCGAGCAAGACTCGATAG
- a CDS encoding IS256 family transposase: protein MPTKKKPAGAGMTALPSIPKELIEQLTGGSTPMTAEQINATTMALKKALIERALGAELSHHLGYPPGTAKPEEAGNQRNGKSAKTVLTEDGPLRIEVPRDRAGSFEPILIPKHERRFTGFDDKIVAMYARGMTVREIQGFLAEQYGTEVSPEFISSVTDAVMTEVSAWQSRPLEPMYPVVFFDALRVKIREDAVVRNKAIYLALGVLPDGTRDILGLWIENTEGAKFWMKVFNDLKTRGVADILIAVTDGLKGIPEALAAVFPATTLQTCIVHLIRNSLDFASWKDRKALAAALKPIYTASSADAAQAELDAFEASAWGQKFPTVTATWRRAWDRVIPFFAFSPAVRRVIYTTNAIESIHSRLRKIIKTRGHFPSDDAATKLLWLALRNITADWGRAAKEWKEAMNQFAIAYGERFT from the coding sequence ATGCCAACCAAGAAGAAGCCGGCGGGAGCCGGCATGACGGCGCTGCCGTCGATCCCCAAGGAACTCATTGAGCAGCTGACCGGCGGCTCGACGCCGATGACGGCCGAGCAGATCAACGCCACGACCATGGCGCTGAAGAAGGCGCTGATCGAGCGCGCGTTGGGCGCGGAGCTGTCGCACCACTTGGGCTATCCGCCCGGCACGGCCAAGCCGGAGGAGGCCGGCAACCAGCGCAACGGCAAGTCCGCCAAGACGGTCTTGACCGAGGACGGTCCGTTGCGCATCGAGGTGCCGCGCGACCGCGCCGGCTCGTTCGAACCCATCCTTATCCCCAAGCACGAGCGGCGCTTCACCGGCTTCGACGACAAGATCGTGGCCATGTACGCGCGTGGCATGACGGTGCGCGAGATTCAGGGCTTCCTGGCCGAGCAGTACGGCACCGAGGTCAGCCCCGAGTTCATCAGCTCCGTGACGGATGCCGTGATGACCGAGGTCTCGGCCTGGCAGAGCCGGCCGCTGGAGCCGATGTATCCGGTGGTGTTCTTCGACGCTCTGCGCGTGAAGATTCGCGAGGATGCGGTGGTGCGCAACAAGGCTATCTACCTGGCCCTGGGCGTGCTGCCCGATGGCACGCGCGACATCCTGGGCCTGTGGATCGAGAACACCGAGGGCGCGAAGTTCTGGATGAAGGTCTTCAACGATCTGAAGACCCGAGGAGTCGCCGACATCCTGATTGCCGTCACCGATGGGCTCAAGGGCATCCCCGAGGCGCTCGCTGCCGTGTTCCCAGCCACGACGCTGCAGACCTGCATCGTGCACCTGATCCGCAACAGCCTGGACTTCGCGAGCTGGAAGGACCGCAAGGCCCTGGCGGCGGCCTTGAAGCCAATCTACACGGCGTCCAGTGCTGACGCGGCCCAGGCCGAACTCGATGCCTTCGAGGCGAGCGCCTGGGGCCAGAAGTTCCCGACCGTGACGGCCACCTGGCGCCGGGCCTGGGATCGGGTCATCCCGTTCTTCGCCTTCAGCCCAGCCGTGCGGCGCGTGATCTACACGACCAACGCCATCGAGAGCATCCACAGTCGGCTGCGCAAGATCATCAAGACGCGCGGCCACTTCCCCAGTGACGATGCCGCTACCAAGCTCCTGTGGCTGGCGCTGCGCAATATCACGGCCGACTGGGGCCGCGCGGCCAAGGAATGGAAGGAGGCCATGAACCAATTCGCCATCGCCTACGGCGAGCGATTTACCTGA
- a CDS encoding CPBP family intramembrane glutamic endopeptidase, with protein sequence MQSSNEHFPSVAQAALLLLANFLLQYLLSALLYDFRHFTGLTEAQAQPLVMVLAYGIVLVSVMHYSRMTYGNLLHSTKSSASATLMLLVPPVLLLVPLVLLLDHALMGIVEWLLPLSRWEESAFASMVAGNLPTVIATCVLAPILEEMLFRGVLLRAFLNRHPRWAAISYSALLFGAAHMNVYQFLLALWLGLLLGWLFERSRSLLPCIALHAAVNTAVVVLEQLKGPRSGSLLDEVGISTWLASAVAAGVGAFVLHRLLVDSTRRTANAV encoded by the coding sequence ATGCAATCAAGCAACGAGCACTTTCCTTCGGTCGCACAGGCCGCCCTACTTCTTCTTGCGAACTTCCTTCTGCAGTACTTGTTGAGCGCACTTCTGTACGACTTCCGCCACTTCACCGGGCTGACAGAGGCTCAAGCTCAGCCGCTTGTTATGGTGCTGGCATATGGCATCGTCCTGGTGTCCGTCATGCACTACAGCCGCATGACCTACGGGAACCTGCTGCATTCAACGAAATCTTCGGCTTCAGCCACGTTGATGCTCTTGGTTCCTCCGGTTCTTCTGCTCGTTCCGCTCGTGTTGCTTCTTGATCACGCTCTCATGGGTATCGTCGAGTGGCTGCTTCCACTTTCCCGTTGGGAGGAGAGTGCGTTCGCCAGCATGGTTGCCGGCAATCTTCCGACGGTAATCGCCACCTGCGTACTGGCACCCATCCTGGAAGAGATGCTCTTTCGCGGAGTCTTGCTTCGAGCGTTCTTGAACCGCCATCCGCGCTGGGCGGCGATCTCATACTCCGCACTGCTGTTCGGCGCAGCGCATATGAACGTCTACCAGTTTCTGCTGGCGCTATGGCTTGGCCTTCTGCTCGGCTGGCTCTTCGAGCGATCAAGGTCTCTGTTGCCCTGCATAGCGCTGCATGCGGCGGTCAACACCGCGGTCGTTGTACTTGAGCAGCTGAAGGGGCCACGGAGCGGGTCGCTCTTGGATGAGGTGGGCATTTCCACTTGGCTGGCTTCGGCAGTGGCCGCTGGGGTTGGCGCGTTTGTTCTGCATCGATTGCTTGTTGACTCCACTCGGAGGACGGCCAATGCGGTCTGA
- the argG gene encoding argininosuccinate synthase — MAATILQKIPAGERVGIAFSGGLDTSAAVHWMRAKGAIPCAYTANLGQPDESDYEEIPRKAKAYGAEIARLIDCRAQLVAEGIAAIQCGAFHIKSGGATYFNTTPLGRAVTGTALVVAMRDDGVNIWGDGSTYKGNDIERFYRYGLLANPALKIYKPWLDQSFIDELGGRKEMSEYLIANGFDYKMSVEKAYSTDSNMLGATHEAKDLEFLNSGMHIVKPIMGVAFWKDDVVIKPETVSVRFEEGVPVAINGRTFANAVELFAEANVIGGRHGLGMCDQIENRIIEAKSRGIYEAPGMALLHIAYERLVTGIHNEDTIEQYRMNGMKLGRLLYQGRWFDPQCLMLRETAQRWVARAITGEVTLELRRGNDYSIMDTVSANLTYAPERLSMEKVEDAAFTPADRIGQLTMRNLDITDTRQKLGIYTSTGLLGSQSEGSVQLLTGGDGGASKA; from the coding sequence GTGGCCGCAACCATCCTCCAAAAGATTCCCGCCGGCGAGCGCGTCGGCATCGCCTTTTCCGGCGGCCTGGACACCAGCGCCGCCGTGCACTGGATGCGCGCCAAGGGCGCCATCCCCTGCGCCTACACCGCCAACCTGGGCCAGCCCGACGAGAGCGACTACGAGGAGATCCCGCGCAAGGCCAAGGCCTACGGCGCCGAGATCGCCCGCCTGATCGACTGCCGTGCCCAGCTGGTGGCCGAGGGCATCGCCGCGATCCAGTGCGGTGCCTTCCACATCAAGAGCGGCGGCGCCACCTACTTCAACACCACCCCGCTGGGCCGCGCCGTGACCGGCACCGCGCTGGTGGTGGCGATGCGCGACGACGGCGTCAACATCTGGGGCGACGGCTCGACCTACAAGGGCAACGACATCGAGCGCTTCTACCGCTACGGCCTGCTGGCCAACCCGGCGCTGAAGATCTACAAGCCCTGGCTGGACCAGAGCTTCATCGACGAGCTGGGCGGCCGCAAGGAGATGAGCGAGTACCTGATCGCCAACGGCTTCGACTACAAGATGAGCGTGGAGAAGGCCTACTCGACCGACTCCAACATGCTGGGCGCCACCCATGAGGCCAAGGACCTGGAGTTCCTGAACTCCGGCATGCACATCGTCAAGCCCATCATGGGCGTGGCCTTCTGGAAGGATGACGTCGTCATCAAGCCGGAGACCGTCAGCGTGCGCTTCGAGGAAGGCGTGCCGGTGGCGATCAACGGCCGCACGTTCGCCAACGCGGTCGAGCTGTTCGCCGAGGCGAACGTGATCGGCGGCCGCCACGGCCTGGGCATGTGCGACCAGATCGAGAACCGCATCATCGAGGCCAAGAGCCGCGGCATCTACGAAGCCCCGGGCATGGCCCTGCTGCACATCGCCTACGAGCGCCTGGTGACCGGCATCCACAACGAGGACACGATCGAGCAGTACCGCATGAACGGCATGAAGCTCGGCCGCCTGCTGTACCAGGGCCGCTGGTTCGACCCGCAATGCCTGATGCTGCGCGAGACCGCCCAGCGCTGGGTGGCCCGCGCCATCACCGGCGAGGTGACCCTGGAACTGCGCCGCGGCAACGACTACTCGATCATGGACACGGTCAGCGCGAATCTGACCTACGCGCCGGAGCGCCTGTCGATGGAAAAGGTCGAAGACGCCGCCTTCACCCCGGCCGACCGCATCGGCCAGCTGACCATGCGCAACCTGGACATCACCGACACACGCCAGAAGCTGGGCATCTACACCAGCACCGGCCTGCTGGGCAGCCAGAGCGAAGGCAGCGTGCAGCTGCTGACGGGTGGGGACGGCGGCGCTAGCAAGGCCTGA
- a CDS encoding YigZ family protein yields MPLSLARPVDSDLLIKKSRFLGRVEPCAGREAALERVAALRAEHPGAAHVCWALLAGGQSAANDDGEPGGTAGRPMLEVLRHQDLEGVLATVVRYFGGVKLGAGGLVRAYTDAVAQALLGAEKVPLVRLVTLRCTLPYALEGLARRELELAGAQLLEVRHGAQVEMRLALAEDAAAAFRARLSDAGQGRIGWFSPEDGPAL; encoded by the coding sequence ATGCCCCTGAGCCTTGCCCGCCCCGTCGACAGCGACCTGCTGATCAAGAAGAGCCGCTTCCTCGGCCGCGTCGAGCCCTGCGCCGGGCGCGAGGCGGCGCTGGAGCGGGTGGCCGCGCTGCGCGCCGAACATCCCGGCGCGGCCCATGTCTGCTGGGCCCTGCTGGCCGGCGGGCAGAGCGCCGCCAACGACGACGGCGAGCCCGGCGGCACCGCCGGCCGGCCGATGCTGGAGGTGCTGCGGCATCAGGATCTGGAGGGCGTGCTGGCCACCGTGGTGCGCTACTTCGGCGGCGTCAAGCTGGGCGCCGGCGGCCTGGTGCGGGCCTATACCGATGCGGTGGCCCAGGCCCTGCTGGGAGCCGAGAAGGTGCCGCTGGTGCGCCTGGTCACCCTGCGCTGCACCTTGCCCTATGCGCTGGAGGGCCTGGCCCGCCGCGAACTGGAGCTGGCCGGAGCGCAGCTGCTGGAGGTCAGGCATGGGGCCCAGGTGGAGATGCGCCTGGCCCTGGCCGAGGACGCCGCGGCGGCCTTCCGGGCCCGGCTCTCGGACGCCGGCCAGGGGCGGATCGGCTGGTTTTCGCCCGAGGATGGACCGGCCCTCTGA
- a CDS encoding ABC transporter substrate-binding protein, translating to MHAALLLALTPLLLAALASPAQACGPYKVGYFSFGPFFHLNGEGKPAGIDVDLVAALAQRSGCLLEGQMESRVRTWALMERGGVDITLSAIPTPERKRLAEFTPYARSRNHVLLPRTLTQRIDSVDEFNADAALRVGVVRGYRHGPMLDAWLDGLRRQGRVYEVADFDALLRVLRAGRVELVLMHPMNLRPSDGSWMGEFSLRDWAPQDDVPSAMAISRRRVDPADRARLQRTLQELLQEGEVERILARHLGEEMMRQVRLPR from the coding sequence ATGCACGCTGCCCTGCTGCTGGCCCTGACGCCCCTGCTGCTGGCGGCGCTCGCGTCGCCGGCCCAGGCCTGCGGCCCCTACAAGGTCGGCTATTTCAGCTTCGGCCCCTTCTTCCACCTGAATGGCGAGGGCAAGCCCGCCGGCATCGATGTCGACCTGGTCGCCGCGCTGGCGCAGCGCAGCGGCTGCCTGCTGGAGGGCCAGATGGAATCGCGGGTGCGCACCTGGGCGCTGATGGAGCGCGGCGGGGTGGACATCACCCTGTCGGCGATCCCGACGCCGGAGCGCAAGCGCCTGGCCGAGTTCACGCCCTATGCGCGCAGCCGCAACCATGTGCTGCTGCCGCGCACCCTGACCCAGCGCATCGACTCGGTCGACGAGTTCAATGCCGATGCCGCGCTGCGCGTCGGCGTGGTGCGCGGCTACCGCCATGGGCCGATGCTGGATGCCTGGCTGGACGGGCTGCGCCGCCAGGGCCGGGTCTACGAGGTCGCGGATTTCGATGCGCTGCTGCGCGTGCTGCGCGCCGGGCGGGTCGAGCTGGTGCTGATGCACCCGATGAATCTGCGGCCCAGCGACGGGAGCTGGATGGGCGAGTTCAGCCTGCGCGACTGGGCGCCGCAGGACGATGTGCCCAGCGCGATGGCGATCTCGCGCCGCCGGGTCGATCCGGCCGACCGCGCCCGGCTGCAGCGCACGCTGCAGGAGCTGCTGCAGGAGGGCGAGGTGGAGCGCATCCTGGCCCGCCACCTGGGCGAGGAGATGATGCGCCAGGTGCGGCTGCCGCGCTGA
- the tgt gene encoding tRNA guanosine(34) transglycosylase Tgt, translating to MLKFDLLKTEGRARRGVLTLNHGVVQTPIFMPVGTYGTVKGVMPRSLEEMGAQIILGNTFHLWMRPGLDIMKQFGGLHKFESWNKPILTDSGGFQVWSLGEMRKISEEGVKFASPVNGDKLFLTPEISMQIQTILNSDIVMQFDECTPYETKGHITTELEARKSMEMSLRWAKRCQDEFARLQNPNALFGIVQGGMFENLRDESLAGLTALDLPGYAIGGLSVGEPKADMQRVLTHIGHQLPAHKPRYLMGVGTPEDLVEGVSQGVDMFDCVMPTRNARNGHLFTRFGDLRLRNARYKADERPVDETCRCYCCANFSRAYLHHLDRCGEMLGPMLTSVHNLHYYLNLMKEVREALDAGNFAGFMKKFAEDRARGV from the coding sequence ATGCTGAAGTTCGACCTGCTCAAGACCGAAGGCCGCGCGCGTCGCGGCGTGCTCACGCTCAACCATGGCGTGGTGCAGACCCCCATCTTCATGCCGGTGGGCACCTACGGCACGGTCAAGGGCGTGATGCCGCGCTCGCTGGAGGAGATGGGCGCGCAGATCATCCTGGGCAACACCTTCCACCTCTGGATGCGCCCGGGTTTGGACATCATGAAGCAGTTCGGCGGCCTGCATAAGTTCGAGAGCTGGAACAAGCCCATCCTGACCGACAGCGGCGGCTTCCAGGTCTGGTCGCTCGGCGAGATGCGCAAGATCAGCGAGGAGGGCGTCAAGTTCGCCTCGCCGGTCAATGGCGACAAGCTGTTCCTGACGCCCGAGATCTCGATGCAGATCCAGACGATCCTGAACAGCGACATCGTCATGCAGTTCGACGAGTGCACGCCCTACGAGACCAAGGGCCATATCACCACCGAGCTGGAAGCGCGCAAGTCGATGGAGATGAGCCTGCGCTGGGCCAAGCGCTGCCAGGACGAGTTCGCGCGCCTGCAGAACCCGAACGCGCTGTTCGGCATTGTGCAGGGCGGCATGTTCGAGAACCTGCGCGACGAATCGCTGGCGGGACTCACCGCGCTGGACCTGCCCGGCTACGCGATCGGCGGCCTCTCGGTCGGCGAGCCCAAGGCCGACATGCAGCGCGTGCTGACCCATATCGGCCATCAGCTGCCGGCGCACAAGCCGCGCTACCTGATGGGCGTGGGCACGCCGGAGGATTTGGTCGAGGGCGTCAGCCAGGGCGTCGACATGTTCGACTGCGTGATGCCGACCCGCAACGCGCGCAACGGCCATCTGTTCACCCGCTTCGGCGACCTGCGCCTGCGCAACGCCCGCTACAAGGCCGACGAGCGCCCGGTCGACGAGACCTGCCGCTGCTACTGCTGCGCCAATTTCAGCCGCGCCTATCTGCACCACCTGGACCGCTGCGGCGAGATGCTGGGCCCGATGCTGACCTCGGTGCACAACCTGCACTACTACCTGAACCTGATGAAGGAAGTGCGCGAGGCGCTGGACGCCGGCAACTTCGCGGGCTTCATGAAGAAATTCGCCGAGGATCGGGCGCGCGGGGTTTGA
- a CDS encoding (2Fe-2S)-binding protein yields MDLRINGRRHAVAAGWREESLLHVLREHLGLTGSKFGCGQGQCGACTVLLDGEAARSCLLPVAAVAGHEITTIEGLGTPEAPHPLQRAWLSLQVPQCGYCQAGQLMGAAALLRRKPRPDAAEIDAAMAGHLCRCGTQQRIRRAIMLVVEQG; encoded by the coding sequence ATGGACTTGCGGATCAACGGCCGGCGCCATGCGGTGGCCGCCGGCTGGCGCGAAGAATCGCTGCTGCATGTGCTGCGCGAGCACCTGGGCCTGACCGGCAGCAAGTTCGGCTGCGGCCAGGGCCAATGCGGCGCCTGCACGGTGCTGCTGGACGGCGAGGCCGCGCGCAGCTGCCTGCTGCCGGTGGCCGCCGTCGCGGGGCATGAGATCACCACCATCGAGGGCCTGGGCACGCCCGAGGCGCCGCATCCGCTGCAGCGCGCCTGGCTGAGCCTGCAGGTGCCGCAATGCGGCTACTGCCAGGCCGGCCAGCTGATGGGCGCGGCCGCGCTGCTGCGCCGCAAGCCGCGACCCGACGCGGCCGAGATTGATGCGGCGATGGCCGGCCACCTGTGCCGCTGCGGCACCCAGCAGCGCATCCGCCGAGCCATCATGCTGGTGGTGGAACAGGGATGA
- a CDS encoding xanthine dehydrogenase family protein molybdopterin-binding subunit — MKSGLAQPSRRRFLRHSGAGLTVALFAGCALPVIPRRPMPSLDDALGWIRHQDGRYLLWVPRIEMGQNILNGLKRIACAELGVPWERVELRLPSTADIGRVKASVGSESIKDYALPLAQACALLREAVARGGFAAAAEQAPAALRSLGPSNALAGLPTSPLEQGEAIVTGRPLYVADVRRPGQLFGRVLYAPQSPEFESAPGALDEAAARAVPGFVALLRDARLVQGRARGLGLVAATPGALDRIERALALQWQMAEPSPKPAGDWAAALDVDLALAAGRRLPHAVGDDAGPIDPDGAWDLDLRFDIPSAAHAALEPRAAVAEFDAARGELRLWVGSQDVFYQRDVVAQRLGLDAEKVLVQACRVGGAFGSKTICTVELEAALLAQAVRRPVKVQWTRAQELRQGFHRAPSSHRVRVRLRQGRLQDWWHAFVSSHILFTNAAMPVWMQQVSRLVGDAGVARGAQLPYRAARRETRFALVRLPLLTGPWRGLGAGSNHFVVESVVDECARRLGQDPLAFRLAHLDAAASPPQARLARVLQRVARRARWGDAPPAPAPGERTGRGLACGIYKDMSYAAVVADVVVAASGEVRVTRLCCAHDCGRVIDAEQVRAQCEGNLVWGLGMVLVEALAFDGRAVGASGFADSPIPRWHEIPPLEIELVDHGEPPSGAGETAIVAAGAAIANAIRAATGVRLRALPCRPEWLRDNERR; from the coding sequence ATGAAGAGCGGCCTCGCCCAACCCTCGCGCCGCCGCTTTCTGCGGCACAGCGGCGCCGGCCTGACCGTGGCCCTGTTCGCCGGCTGCGCGCTGCCGGTCATCCCGCGCCGGCCGATGCCCAGCCTGGACGATGCGCTGGGCTGGATACGCCACCAGGACGGCCGCTACCTCCTCTGGGTGCCGCGGATCGAGATGGGGCAGAACATCCTGAACGGCCTCAAGCGGATCGCCTGCGCGGAGCTGGGCGTGCCCTGGGAACGGGTCGAGCTGCGCCTGCCCAGCACGGCGGACATCGGCCGGGTCAAGGCCAGCGTCGGCAGCGAGTCGATCAAGGACTATGCGCTGCCGCTGGCCCAGGCCTGCGCGCTGCTGCGCGAGGCGGTGGCGCGCGGCGGGTTCGCGGCGGCAGCCGAACAGGCGCCGGCCGCGCTGCGCTCGCTGGGGCCAAGCAACGCACTGGCCGGCCTGCCGACGTCGCCGCTGGAGCAGGGCGAGGCCATCGTGACCGGCCGGCCGCTTTATGTGGCCGATGTGCGCCGGCCCGGCCAGCTGTTCGGCCGCGTGCTGTATGCGCCGCAGTCGCCCGAGTTCGAATCCGCGCCCGGTGCGCTGGACGAGGCGGCCGCGCGCGCCGTGCCCGGTTTCGTGGCCCTGCTGCGCGATGCGCGCCTGGTCCAGGGACGGGCCCGCGGGCTGGGCCTGGTGGCGGCCACGCCGGGGGCGCTGGACCGCATCGAGCGGGCCCTGGCCCTGCAATGGCAGATGGCCGAGCCATCGCCCAAGCCGGCCGGCGACTGGGCCGCGGCGCTGGACGTGGACCTCGCGCTGGCCGCGGGGCGGCGTCTGCCCCATGCGGTGGGCGACGATGCCGGCCCCATCGACCCGGACGGCGCCTGGGACCTGGACCTGCGCTTCGACATCCCCTCCGCCGCCCATGCGGCGCTGGAGCCGCGCGCGGCGGTGGCCGAGTTCGATGCCGCGCGCGGCGAGCTGCGGCTGTGGGTCGGCAGCCAGGACGTGTTCTACCAGCGCGACGTGGTGGCGCAGCGCCTGGGCCTGGACGCGGAGAAGGTGCTGGTGCAGGCCTGCCGCGTCGGCGGCGCCTTCGGCAGCAAGACCATTTGCACCGTGGAGCTGGAGGCGGCGCTGCTGGCCCAGGCCGTGCGGCGGCCGGTCAAGGTGCAATGGACCCGCGCGCAGGAGCTGCGCCAGGGTTTTCATCGCGCGCCGTCCAGCCACCGCGTGCGGGTGCGGCTGCGGCAGGGCCGGCTGCAGGACTGGTGGCATGCCTTCGTCAGCAGCCACATCCTGTTCACCAATGCCGCGATGCCGGTCTGGATGCAGCAGGTCAGCCGGCTGGTCGGCGACGCCGGCGTGGCGCGCGGCGCGCAGCTGCCCTATCGCGCGGCGCGGCGCGAGACCCGCTTCGCGCTGGTGCGCTTGCCGCTCTTGACCGGACCCTGGCGCGGCCTGGGCGCCGGGTCCAACCATTTCGTCGTCGAGTCGGTGGTCGACGAATGCGCGCGCCGCCTGGGGCAGGACCCGCTGGCCTTCCGGCTGGCGCATCTGGATGCGGCCGCCTCGCCGCCGCAGGCCCGGCTGGCGCGGGTGCTGCAGCGGGTGGCGCGGCGCGCGCGCTGGGGCGATGCGCCTCCGGCCCCGGCCCCGGGGGAACGCACGGGCCGCGGCCTGGCCTGCGGCATCTACAAGGACATGAGCTATGCCGCCGTGGTCGCGGACGTGGTGGTGGCGGCCAGCGGCGAGGTCCGGGTGACGCGCCTGTGCTGCGCCCATGACTGCGGGCGTGTGATCGATGCCGAGCAGGTGCGCGCCCAATGCGAGGGCAATCTGGTCTGGGGCCTGGGCATGGTGCTGGTGGAGGCGCTGGCCTTCGACGGGCGCGCGGTCGGCGCCAGCGGCTTCGCGGATTCACCGATCCCGCGCTGGCATGAGATTCCCCCGCTGGAGATCGAGCTGGTCGACCATGGCGAGCCGCCCAGCGGCGCCGGAGAGACCGCGATCGTCGCCGCGGGCGCGGCGATCGCCAACGCGATCCGCGCCGCCACCGGCGTGCGCCTGCGTGCGCTGCCCTGCCGGCCCGAATGGCTGCGTGACAATGAGCGTCGATGA
- a CDS encoding AraC family transcriptional regulator has product MKRKSPPASSAAPSGDFASAAMLRVLRQGLLDLGLPPGAADPRGAEGRATVPLDDKRRLLAHALAVGGPACLALLGRGVHRFRHEPTHRALTSARDAADLFERWGRLERYIHSRHRVRLLRLEAGQARLHHVSLSPQTSSPQPAESLVVAGLLAALLEACGHRGVRCEINDAVQVYPRVDDGAALARAMAVGATADWCLRWSGHTAPETEPAPATAAPAGLAEGESWAGWVRQVFDQLAARLPSPPGMDELALSLGLSRRSAQRELQRQGTAFRTLLAEARFRSAGWWLLRSAAPLAEIGFLCGYADQSHFAREFRRRSGLPPVDYRRHFAVAPR; this is encoded by the coding sequence ATGAAGAGGAAGAGCCCGCCAGCCTCCAGCGCTGCGCCGTCCGGCGATTTCGCCAGCGCGGCGATGCTGCGCGTGCTGCGCCAGGGCCTGCTGGACCTGGGGCTGCCGCCGGGCGCCGCCGATCCGCGCGGCGCCGAGGGGCGCGCCACCGTGCCGCTGGACGACAAGCGCCGCCTGCTGGCCCATGCGCTGGCGGTGGGCGGCCCGGCATGCCTGGCCCTGCTGGGCCGGGGCGTGCATCGCTTCCGTCATGAGCCGACGCACCGCGCGCTGACCTCGGCGCGCGATGCCGCCGATCTGTTCGAGCGTTGGGGCCGGCTGGAGCGCTATATCCATTCGCGCCATCGGGTGCGGCTGCTGCGGCTGGAGGCGGGGCAGGCGCGGCTGCACCATGTGTCGCTGAGTCCACAGACCTCATCACCGCAGCCAGCCGAGAGCCTGGTCGTCGCCGGCCTGCTGGCGGCGCTGCTGGAGGCCTGCGGCCATCGCGGGGTGCGCTGCGAGATCAACGACGCGGTGCAGGTGTATCCGCGCGTCGACGATGGCGCGGCCCTGGCCCGGGCCATGGCCGTGGGTGCGACGGCGGACTGGTGCCTGCGCTGGAGCGGCCATACCGCTCCCGAGACCGAGCCGGCGCCCGCTACCGCCGCGCCGGCCGGCCTGGCCGAGGGCGAGTCCTGGGCCGGCTGGGTCCGGCAGGTGTTCGATCAACTGGCCGCGCGCCTGCCCTCTCCGCCGGGCATGGACGAGCTGGCGCTGAGCCTGGGTCTGTCGCGGCGCAGCGCCCAGCGCGAGCTGCAGCGCCAGGGCACCGCGTTCCGGACCCTGCTGGCCGAGGCGCGCTTTCGCAGCGCCGGCTGGTGGCTGCTGCGCAGCGCCGCGCCGCTGGCGGAGATCGGTTTTCTCTGCGGCTATGCCGACCAGTCGCATTTCGCGCGCGAGTTCCGGCGCCGCAGCGGGCTGCCGCCGGTCGACTATCGCCGGCACTTTGCGGTGGCGCCACGGTGA